From Corticium candelabrum chromosome 13, ooCorCand1.1, whole genome shotgun sequence, a single genomic window includes:
- the LOC134189169 gene encoding uncharacterized protein LOC134189169 has translation MKVFSLACFFLLATLVQARPSQIFDRDNDAGEENTVGILPLESSAEGIDTLDTESFDNAVVSNTLDEKHEGLPHYRSNALKTCRECYHRRVFGWCPVHNRPQKYKLCSKMMNECTVYFAAWCRDT, from the exons ATGAAG GTTTTCTCTCTGGCGTGTTTCTTTCTTCTCGCCACGCTAGTCCAAGCTAGACCTTCCCAGATCTTTGATCGCGACAATGATGCGGGTGAAGAAAACACGGTCGGAATCCTTCCGTTGGAATCGTCTGCAGAGGGCATTGACACCTTAGACACAGAG TCGTTCGACAATGCTGTCGTCTCAAACACACTTGATGAGAAGCATGAAGGGCTTCCCCACTACCGTTCCAACG CGTTAAAGACTTGCCGGGAGTGCTACCACAGGAGAGTGTTTGGTTGGTGTCCTGTCCATAATCGGCCTCAGAAGTACAAGCTCTGCTCAAAGATGAT GAATGAATGCACTGTTTACTTCGCTGCCTGGTGCAGAGACACGTGA